The DNA sequence ACAACACTGACGCCGGGAATACCCTGCCCTGCCTTGTCGATTACTTTGCCGCTGATATCGGCCAGCGGTTGCTCCGTAGTCGTTGACCAGCCGATGCGCTCGAGTTTATTGAGGGTTTTGGCCGAAACGGCGGCCGGTATGTCGGCCTGTTCTGTTTCCGATGCGGTGTTGATCCGTTCTATCTGGCGAAGCAGGCGCGTTTTCGTTTCTTTCTCCGCCATGATGACGTAGAAGTTGGCCTGCACTTTCCGGAACGATAATCCTTTGTCGGTAAGCAGTTCCGTCAGGTCGGTTTCAAGTGTTCGATTGATGGATTTCGAGGCAAGTACCTTAGTATCGACGAGACTGGTCGGGTAAATGAAGGATACACCATAGCGGTGCTCCAACTCCGTAAGCGCCAACCGGAGCGTTGTCAAGCGGGTTTCCGTATCCCTCGCCTGAGCCATGTGATAGGAGCGGTTGGTAGAAGCCAGTATTTGCGCATTCGCCGGCAGCAGACCAATCGTCAGCAAAAACAGCAGGGCAGATAGCGTTCTCTTCATGACAGAAGTCGATTAAATTAGTTGATTGTTAGTTGATTAGCCTGACGGGTAATGTGTAGGTCGAAGAGGGTTGACAGGCCGGTTAGTATGGTCTCCAGGTCTTTGTTGGGGATGGTGCCGGAAATTGCCTGCTCAAGCAGGGCCGGGTCCGTAAAAGTGATTTGAACTCCGTACGTTTCTTCCAGCATCTGGGCAACTTCCCGAAGGGTTGTGCCTTCAAACCGGAGTTTACCTTCCTGCCAGGCCGATTGCACGGTGGGGTCAACGCGCTTTCGGTAAAACACCTTGCTTTTTACGTCCGCGTAGAACAGGTCGCCTGGTTGCATGACCAGTCTGTCATTTTTTTTGTTCCCAACGTCGAGCCGGATCTTGCCGTTATTCAGCACAACCCGCGCCCGGCTCTGGCGCGCCAATACATCAAACTGGGTGCCTAAAACCTCAATGTTCAGCTTGTTGGGCAGGTGAACCACGAACCGTTCGTGTTGAGGCTGGTGCGTGACCCTGAAAAAGCCCTCGCCATCAAGCCAGACTTCGCGTGACTGACCAGATGCCCATTGAGGTGCGTAGCGTAGGCGACTGTTGCCGTTCAGGGTTACCAGCGAGCCGTCGGGTAGCGTCAGCGTCGTCGTTTGTCCAAATGCAGTTTGCTGAACCAGGTCGGCCGGATATAGCTGCTTGTAGCCCCAGTAGCCACCCGTAACCAGCAGGAGCGTACCCACACAGGCAGCCGCCCAACGGAGTGATTGACCCAGCCAGCGTGATCGTGCCGATGAAGACGAAGTTGAAACCGGTGCATCCTGAACAGACTGCCGGATCGTCGCCCACAACCGATCGACATCGGGTCGTGGACTGCCCGGCGTAGCATGCCAGTGGTCCTGTTCCAGCTGGGTGGAAATGCGGTGCGTTAAATAAGCCTGCCCTGCATCGGTGTCAAACCAGGCCAGAACGCGCCGGGATTCATCGGGTGTTGTTTGATTGGCAAAAAACTGCTGGAGTAATTGTTCGGTCATACGGGTATGGGGTCTACATACCCACTATACACCGCAGAAAAGGAGAAGTATTATGGCAATTGTAAAATAATTTCGCTTATTAATGATAATTAGATAGAATGATCATCACTAACAGGGTGGGGAGGTTGGCGTGCTGGCGCAAATAGTTGCGCAGAAACCGGCACGCGTGGTAGTACTGCACGCGAACCGTATTGATGGATATGCGGAGCTGGGAAGCTACCTCTTCATTGCTCAGGCCAATTTCTGAGCGCAGGATGAAAACCAGCCGCCGTTGAGCGGGTAGTAGCTGCAGGCCTTCGCGGACAACAGAGCCGTATTCGTTCAGTGTAATGCCTTCTTCTGTGGTCGTATCCGTATCGGGTAGCATGTACTGACGCTCCACGTGACGGAGAATGGCGCGCTTGTTATCGCGAAGCTGGTTGAGCACCTGGTGCCGCAGGGCCGTAGCTAAATAAGCTTTTATTGACTGCGACTCATCCAGACTTTCGCGATTTACCCATAACTTGAGATACACTTCCTGCAATCCATCCTCGGCCAGCGCAGGATCTTTCACGTATTGAATGGCCACACTGTACAAATACCGGTAATAACGCCTGAACAGCGTCTCAAACGCTACTTCATCGTGTTGTATCAAGCGACGGGTTAACTGAGAATCCGTTGGTTCCATTGATTGTACC is a window from the Spirosoma rigui genome containing:
- a CDS encoding FecR family protein, encoding MTEQLLQQFFANQTTPDESRRVLAWFDTDAGQAYLTHRISTQLEQDHWHATPGSPRPDVDRLWATIRQSVQDAPVSTSSSSARSRWLGQSLRWAAACVGTLLLVTGGYWGYKQLYPADLVQQTAFGQTTTLTLPDGSLVTLNGNSRLRYAPQWASGQSREVWLDGEGFFRVTHQPQHERFVVHLPNKLNIEVLGTQFDVLARQSRARVVLNNGKIRLDVGNKKNDRLVMQPGDLFYADVKSKVFYRKRVDPTVQSAWQEGKLRFEGTTLREVAQMLEETYGVQITFTDPALLEQAISGTIPNKDLETILTGLSTLFDLHITRQANQLTIN
- a CDS encoding RNA polymerase sigma-70 factor, with amino-acid sequence MIQHDEVAFETLFRRYYRYLYSVAIQYVKDPALAEDGLQEVYLKLWVNRESLDESQSIKAYLATALRHQVLNQLRDNKRAILRHVERQYMLPDTDTTTEEGITLNEYGSVVREGLQLLPAQRRLVFILRSEIGLSNEEVASQLRISINTVRVQYYHACRFLRNYLRQHANLPTLLVMIILSNYH